Proteins from a genomic interval of Clostridium sp. AN503:
- a CDS encoding Rrf2 family transcriptional regulator: protein MTSEFTVAVHALVYLNHRHDVQSSEAVAENVCTNPARIRKVMSGLSRAGLVETKKGIEGGYQFVKKPSQVTLRMIADALNVSFVSAGWRTGDPHLACLIASGMDTVMRNLYRDLDEGCRTRLGQITIEDIDRQIFGAAQGVSA, encoded by the coding sequence ATGACAAGCGAATTTACTGTAGCTGTACATGCTCTGGTATATCTAAACCACAGGCATGACGTCCAGTCCAGTGAAGCGGTGGCTGAAAATGTCTGCACCAACCCGGCCAGGATCCGCAAGGTAATGTCAGGTCTGAGCAGGGCGGGGCTGGTGGAAACGAAAAAAGGGATCGAGGGCGGTTATCAGTTTGTGAAAAAGCCGTCCCAGGTCACCCTGCGCATGATCGCGGACGCGCTGAACGTCTCATTTGTCTCGGCAGGCTGGAGGACAGGAGACCCTCACCTGGCCTGTCTGATTGCATCCGGCATGGATACGGTCATGAGGAATTTGTACCGGGATCTGGATGAGGGCTGCAGGACACGTCTGGGTCAGATCACCATCGAGGATATCGACCGGCAGATCTTCGGGGCTGCGCAGGGCGTGTCTGCCTGA
- a CDS encoding cytochrome c biogenesis protein CcdA, which translates to MGFSLDVSVPAMTVFFQGLISFFSPCVLPLLPLYIGYLSGGTGVRQEDGKIHYKRSKVMLHTLFFVIGVSFAFFLLGLGMSAVGTFFNSKQAMFARIGGILVILFGLYQLGVFGTSDVIGKERRLPFQLDKLAMSPLTALIMGFTFSFAWTPCVGPALTSVLLMAASASTKSMGFLLIGVYTLGFVLPFLAVGLFTTSLLEFFRKYRGVVQYTVKIGGVLMILMGFMMFTGKMNAITGYLSSVTPGQGVEQTAEARSNGEEASAGSQSAVGSEDAAGGQSAADNENAAGGRSAVGSGNAAGGQSTADNENAAGGQSAADSGRAAGGQNAADGTGAGGSAAANSGDAAASEPVVLPALDFELKDQYGNTHTLEDYKGKTIFLNFWATWCPPCRAEMPDIQNLYENAETEGDDAVIVLGVAAPNMGQEKDEAGIKAFLEENGYTYPVLMDTTGELFNGYGIYSFPTTFMIDREGNVFGYVSGMLSEDMMHSIIRQTLEGKRDGT; encoded by the coding sequence ATGGGTTTTTCTTTAGACGTAAGCGTACCGGCGATGACCGTGTTTTTCCAGGGGCTGATCAGTTTCTTCTCCCCCTGTGTGCTCCCGCTTCTGCCGCTGTATATCGGCTACCTGTCAGGAGGTACAGGTGTCCGCCAGGAGGATGGGAAGATCCATTATAAGCGGAGCAAGGTAATGCTGCATACGCTGTTTTTTGTGATCGGGGTCAGCTTTGCATTCTTCCTGCTGGGCTTGGGAATGTCGGCGGTCGGGACCTTCTTTAACTCGAAACAGGCGATGTTTGCCAGGATCGGCGGCATACTGGTGATCCTGTTTGGACTTTACCAGCTGGGAGTGTTTGGGACCTCCGATGTGATCGGGAAAGAGCGGCGTCTGCCGTTTCAGCTTGATAAACTGGCCATGTCCCCGCTCACGGCGCTCATCATGGGATTTACCTTCAGCTTTGCCTGGACCCCCTGTGTGGGACCGGCGCTGACCAGCGTACTTCTGATGGCGGCATCGGCATCGACCAAAAGTATGGGATTTTTGCTGATCGGCGTATACACGCTTGGGTTCGTCCTGCCATTTCTGGCGGTCGGGCTTTTCACCACCTCGCTTCTGGAATTTTTCAGGAAATACCGGGGTGTTGTACAGTACACCGTAAAGATCGGCGGTGTACTCATGATCCTTATGGGCTTCATGATGTTTACAGGAAAAATGAATGCGATCACCGGATATCTCTCCTCCGTAACGCCCGGGCAGGGCGTGGAGCAGACAGCCGAAGCGCGGTCAAATGGAGAGGAAGCTTCCGCAGGCAGTCAAAGCGCAGTGGGCAGTGAGGACGCAGCGGGCGGCCAGAGTGCGGCGGATAATGAGAACGCGGCGGGCGGCCGGAGTGCAGTGGGCAGTGGGAACGCAGCAGGCGGTCAAAGCACAGCGGACAATGAGAACGCAGCGGGCGGCCAGAGTGCAGCGGACAGCGGCAGAGCAGCAGGCGGTCAAAATGCGGCGGATGGCACAGGTGCAGGCGGCAGCGCCGCAGCGAACAGCGGGGATGCGGCAGCTTCGGAGCCGGTTGTCCTGCCAGCGCTTGATTTTGAATTAAAAGACCAGTATGGAAATACCCATACATTGGAAGATTATAAAGGAAAGACCATTTTCTTGAACTTTTGGGCGACCTGGTGCCCGCCGTGCCGTGCGGAGATGCCGGATATCCAGAACCTGTACGAGAATGCGGAGACAGAGGGCGATGATGCGGTGATCGTGCTGGGAGTTGCGGCCCCGAACATGGGGCAGGAGAAGGACGAGGCCGGGATCAAGGCATTCCTGGAGGAGAACGGATACACCTATCCGGTCCTGATGGATACTACGGGAGAGCTGTTCAACGGCTATGGCATCTATTCCTTCCCGACTACCTTTATGATCGACAGGGAAGGCAATGTATTTGGTTATGTCAGCGGAATGTTGTCGGAAGATATGATGCACAGCATTATCCGCCAGACTTTGGAAGGGAAAAGAGACGGAACGTAA
- a CDS encoding FAD-dependent oxidoreductase: MDERANTKTYDAVVIGFGKGGKTLAGALGAAGRTVAIVEQSNKMYGGTCINVGCIPTKLLVNRARSAAKEVEMAAAFEGVAGSDGTQGKSFEDRDRVFRDAMKKKEELVTSLRGKNYGKLDSNPNVTVIDGNASFESPHVVKVVHNGETQYLEGAQIFINTGSSSWMPPIDGLKDNPYVHNSDGILSLEKLPKSLVIIGGGYIGMEFSSIFADFGSKVTILQDGAVFLPREDAEIAEAVWQTLADRGIEVKTGVRVTGVEQADGHALVVTEDADGVKKLPADAVLVATGRRPNTAGLNLEAAGVETDARGGIVTDDHLATTAPHIYAMGDVRGGLQFTYLSLDDYRIVKSAVLGDGSYTLSKRGAVPYSVFLRPAFSRVGMSEKEALAAGYRVKVGKLAVAAIPKAQVLEEPVGLLKAVVDEESGRILGAHLFCQESYEMINLVKLAMDAGLPYTALRDNIFTHPTMSEALNDLFTGI; the protein is encoded by the coding sequence ATGGATGAGAGAGCGAATACTAAAACATATGATGCGGTTGTGATCGGATTTGGAAAAGGCGGGAAAACCCTGGCAGGAGCCTTGGGCGCGGCAGGCAGGACGGTGGCGATCGTGGAGCAGTCCAACAAAATGTATGGCGGTACCTGCATCAATGTGGGCTGTATTCCAACCAAGCTGTTGGTGAACCGGGCGCGGAGCGCGGCGAAAGAGGTGGAGATGGCAGCTGCCTTTGAGGGCGTGGCAGGATCGGACGGGACACAGGGCAAAAGCTTTGAGGACCGTGACAGGGTATTCCGTGACGCCATGAAGAAGAAAGAGGAGCTGGTGACCAGCCTCCGGGGTAAGAATTACGGCAAGCTGGACAGCAATCCCAACGTGACCGTGATCGATGGGAACGCAAGCTTTGAATCCCCTCATGTGGTAAAAGTGGTGCATAATGGCGAAACACAGTATCTGGAAGGGGCACAGATCTTCATCAATACCGGTTCTTCCTCCTGGATGCCGCCCATCGACGGATTGAAGGATAATCCTTACGTACATAACAGTGACGGGATCTTAAGCCTGGAGAAGCTTCCGAAGTCCCTGGTGATCATAGGCGGCGGCTATATCGGCATGGAGTTTTCTTCTATTTTTGCTGATTTTGGATCAAAGGTCACGATCCTTCAGGATGGAGCAGTATTCCTTCCGAGAGAGGATGCAGAGATCGCGGAGGCCGTTTGGCAGACGCTGGCAGACCGGGGCATCGAAGTAAAAACAGGTGTCCGGGTGACTGGGGTGGAGCAGGCGGACGGCCATGCGCTGGTGGTGACTGAGGATGCAGACGGCGTGAAGAAGCTTCCGGCCGATGCGGTACTGGTGGCTACAGGCCGCAGACCCAACACGGCAGGTCTGAATCTGGAAGCAGCAGGAGTGGAGACAGACGCCAGAGGCGGGATCGTGACGGACGATCATCTTGCCACAACGGCGCCGCATATTTACGCTATGGGAGATGTGAGAGGCGGGCTGCAGTTTACGTATCTATCCCTGGATGATTACCGGATCGTAAAGTCGGCGGTGCTGGGAGACGGCAGCTATACCTTATCGAAGCGCGGGGCGGTTCCCTACAGCGTATTTTTGAGACCGGCATTTTCCCGTGTGGGTATGAGTGAGAAGGAAGCCCTGGCGGCTGGATACCGGGTCAAGGTTGGGAAGCTTGCGGTTGCGGCCATTCCGAAGGCTCAGGTATTGGAGGAGCCGGTTGGCCTTTTAAAAGCAGTCGTGGATGAGGAGAGCGGCAGGATCCTTGGAGCACATCTTTTCTGCCAGGAATCCTACGAGATGATCAATCTGGTGAAGCTTGCCATGGACGCGGGCCTTCCTTATACGGCGCTCAGGGACAATATTTTTACCCACCCGACCATGAGTGAAGCGCTGAATGATCTGTTTACAGGAATTTGA
- a CDS encoding helix-turn-helix transcriptional regulator: MVTIPAIDMVGTGRNIAELRQRAGLSVRELQAVFGFATPQAIYKWQHGTAMPTIDNLVVLAVLFQVHIDDILVLDIAGTEAEEECMAEYHYGYQPEYAKIKHAESEYAVSACAAACA; encoded by the coding sequence ATGGTGACGATACCAGCCATTGATATGGTGGGAACCGGACGGAATATTGCGGAGTTAAGACAGCGGGCCGGGCTGTCGGTGAGGGAGCTGCAGGCGGTGTTTGGGTTTGCCACGCCGCAGGCGATCTACAAGTGGCAGCATGGGACCGCCATGCCCACGATCGATAACCTGGTGGTCCTGGCGGTTTTATTCCAGGTACACATTGATGATATTCTGGTCCTGGATATTGCAGGGACGGAGGCAGAGGAAGAATGTATGGCGGAATATCACTATGGGTATCAGCCGGAGTATGCCAAAATAAAGCATGCTGAATCGGAGTATGCGGTATCCGCCTGCGCGGCAGCCTGTGCATAA
- a CDS encoding VanW family protein: protein MEKRRNSSTLRRIKERRKKKRIMLAAALVSGVLISGLAFAGVRGLVRSISGGEVKTAGESYPDKDLGLLPGNETKGTEEQASVSIPQEVFPAGVSAGRVDLTGLTMAQAEKKLKEAYRWRLQVSDGADQVVVPDYLAGWLEDVTGRLRSGVLPDTEELQPDYDALKQRFKEFASELAGQWDSQPVSSQAESFDRASGVYTYSEEKRGRALDQEALADSLLQAVEEGRMDAVVPAGFAVLEPERTRQQAKAQYQVIGTFTTKTTDNKNRNQNIKLAVDAIDGTVLQPGEEFSFNMATGNRTSEKGYQPAGAYKNGVLIEEPGGGVCQVSTTLYHAIIESGFRTTERNAHSFAPSYVEKGQDAMVSFDGYAGPDLKFVNTGSASVVLRAAFSGRELKMSIVGLPILDEGVEVSIRSEKVRDVEPGEAVYEENPALAYGSEKVVEAPTPGSVWKSYRVLKKNGEVIEEKPLHNSSYKPKNGVIHRNTTVQNPVGAETGEAAGGGAGTTTGTGDVTNAGTAGGTGETSGTGAANQNGAENGQAGAAGQTGAAGGQTGAAGDQTGASGGQAGAGGQTGTSGGQTGASGQTATSPSQGQVSGGPEGILVEPHNAVDQAQ from the coding sequence ATGGAGAAAAGACGAAACAGCAGTACATTGCGAAGGATAAAAGAGAGAAGAAAGAAAAAACGCATAATGTTAGCCGCAGCGCTGGTCTCGGGAGTGTTAATTTCCGGGCTGGCGTTTGCCGGCGTCCGGGGATTGGTCCGGTCGATATCAGGCGGAGAGGTGAAAACTGCCGGTGAGAGTTATCCGGATAAGGACCTGGGCCTGCTGCCGGGAAATGAGACGAAAGGAACTGAAGAACAGGCGTCTGTATCCATACCGCAGGAGGTATTTCCTGCGGGTGTCAGTGCAGGCCGTGTGGATCTGACGGGACTTACCATGGCGCAGGCGGAGAAAAAGCTTAAGGAAGCTTACCGCTGGCGCCTCCAGGTATCGGATGGAGCGGATCAGGTTGTAGTCCCGGATTATCTTGCGGGATGGCTGGAGGATGTGACCGGCAGGCTGCGAAGCGGTGTGCTGCCGGATACAGAAGAACTCCAGCCGGATTATGATGCGTTAAAACAGCGTTTTAAGGAGTTTGCGTCGGAGCTGGCAGGGCAGTGGGACAGTCAGCCGGTAAGCTCCCAGGCCGAATCCTTTGACAGAGCCAGCGGAGTGTATACTTACTCGGAAGAAAAACGCGGAAGGGCGCTGGATCAGGAAGCGCTGGCGGACAGTCTTTTACAGGCGGTGGAGGAAGGCCGCATGGACGCTGTGGTCCCTGCGGGATTTGCTGTGCTGGAACCGGAGCGGACGAGACAGCAGGCGAAGGCTCAGTACCAGGTCATCGGCACGTTTACGACAAAAACAACGGATAATAAAAACCGGAACCAGAATATCAAACTGGCGGTGGACGCCATTGACGGCACAGTTTTGCAGCCGGGGGAAGAATTTTCATTTAATATGGCGACAGGGAACCGGACCAGTGAAAAAGGGTATCAGCCCGCCGGCGCTTATAAAAACGGCGTCCTGATCGAGGAACCGGGAGGCGGTGTCTGCCAGGTTTCCACGACGCTGTACCATGCCATCATTGAGTCGGGGTTTCGCACTACGGAGCGCAATGCCCACAGCTTTGCGCCCTCCTATGTGGAAAAAGGCCAGGATGCCATGGTCAGCTTTGACGGTTACGCAGGACCGGATCTTAAATTTGTCAATACGGGCAGCGCCTCCGTTGTGCTCCGGGCGGCATTTTCCGGCCGGGAGCTGAAAATGTCCATCGTAGGGCTTCCGATTTTGGATGAGGGAGTGGAAGTTTCCATCCGTTCTGAAAAAGTCCGGGACGTAGAACCGGGTGAGGCAGTGTATGAGGAGAATCCAGCACTCGCCTATGGGAGCGAGAAGGTAGTGGAGGCTCCGACGCCCGGTTCCGTCTGGAAAAGCTACCGGGTGCTTAAGAAAAATGGGGAAGTGATCGAGGAAAAACCGCTCCACAACAGCAGCTATAAGCCTAAGAATGGTGTGATCCATAGGAATACGACGGTCCAGAACCCGGTTGGAGCGGAAACCGGCGAGGCGGCAGGAGGTGGAGCGGGTACCACCACAGGTACCGGAGATGTGACGAATGCCGGAACAGCAGGAGGAACCGGGGAAACGTCCGGGACTGGAGCTGCAAATCAAAACGGTGCAGAAAACGGTCAGGCTGGTGCGGCAGGGCAGACCGGTGCGGCAGGCGGCCAGACCGGCGCGGCAGGAGATCAAACCGGTGCATCAGGCGGCCAGGCCGGTGCAGGAGGCCAAACCGGCACATCGGGAGGCCAGACCGGTGCATCAGGTCAGACCGCGACAAGTCCTTCCCAGGGCCAGGTCTCAGGAGGACCGGAAGGGATCCTGGTCGAGCCGCACAATGCCGTGGATCAAGCGCAGTAA